The DNA window ACGGCCcctgacatggccgtgtgtcgcaagttagagagttacatggtctagcacacggcctgcgacatggccatgtgacctaactctgtgagttacacggtttaatacacgggctgggacacagccgtgtgtccctttgtTCGAGCATCACACGGTTTgagctatgtcacacggcctgaccacacagtcgtgtgacccctattttaaaaaattgctactttttcccaaatttttttatttgtttcaaattagtctcaaattgtttctaatttatttttagggcctcgaaagGCCCAATTTAAGGCCCAAATGTATTTGTTTGATAGGTTTGTAATAAGTTTtaagtaattattattaaatgaatgtATTGTTCTaatttgtacggtaatgctctataaccctaatccaACGTCGGAGACAAGTTAGGTGTGTTACAAATTAAGGGTATAAATACAACTTCCAAAGCCTCTACAACAATCAGAGAGATTACAAAAGATCAAGAACTATCAAGAAAGACCAAGAACTCTTTTGACCAACCTTTTGTGCTtaaattcttcatctttttcttgtATACACTAGTGAGccttcattttattttatcagCTCAAGTGTTTTTATTGTGTGAGTGCTTAATTAGCAAGCATCTTAATCTTATAAGgattgtttctttattttctcaTTTGTTCACTTTTTTTAGAGGGTTTAAATCTTAAGAGAGTTATAagataaatttaactttcaatatttatttatgttgtcattttgagtcattttggacctcgatttttaaaatttagttaaattgcTTATTTTTTGATCGAAAAATTgactaaatgttaaaatttttacgattttgatGTGACCACTAATGTAGCAGTTCACGTATAATTCATAaaagttcaaaataaataaataaaaaatatttaaaaaatcaacaaaatttaaaaagttcacaatttttttaaaaaaattgtcttTATTAGCAGTGAAGTATACATAAAATGCCACGTGAGTTGAATGTCAATGCcattaaaactttaacagttcAGTTAGTTTTTCCGTAAAAAAGTAaacaatttgattaaaatttaaaggttgaagatcaaaatgacaaaaaaaagagTCCAATCATAAAATAAGTAAACCTTAGGAACTAAATTTATCTTTATGccttattttttaaagtaattaatatttaattggagttttattttaataaagcaCAAGGGTACCTTTGATTCAAAGTAATTTCAGATTTTAGCACATAATCTTATATTCCCACATGATATAACATTTTTATATAGGGAGAGATTTacttatacttttataaaaaagTTATGTGATCGATATGAAATAATCTTAAAGTGACACATATCATATAAaccaaatttgaaaaattttctaaattcgACACTAAAAAagtttagggtaaactatacagatagtcacccaactataaaaaaaaaattcattttaagcactataaaaaaattgtaatttaaacaCTTACGTTACATAATTTGATTAACggaaatctaaaaattaaaattaatataattagatggaaaattaaaatttaaaatagaatgcCATTTTAGGTTTTCGTTGGGAATTTATTAGAATGAcgaaagtgatcaaactatgtaAGGTGGGtagattgtaattttttttggtgcctaaaataagttttttttaattagatgactataaggaaaaaaaaattatttaaaagaaaaaagaataagagAATTATTTTGGATAACAATGGTGAGACTGTGACTGACCTACGAACAGCTTCCCTCACCTTTCTAATCTCTCACCCCTTTTCTCCGATTGAAATTTTGCAATGGCGATATCAACAATCtcttcaactctgtttccttCTTTAACAATCCCAAACACTTCTTCACCCAAGCCAAGGTTCACTATTTTATCTCATTCTTCACCACTCTCTTTCAACCCCTTGAAGCTCCCCAATTCTTCCCTCAAACATTCACAATCCACCACAAATATCTTTGCTGCTCCTGAAGCTTTGGAAGAGACACCTGAGGTttgaaaattttccctttttttttttggagaaatTTGGGATTTAGTTTAAAGGTTTAATTTGATAATgggaattgaagagaaaaaaaaacatagcCATTTCTCCTTTGGGTATGATGGGGTTGTGGTTTTAGAAGTGCATTTGGTTAATTCTTTGTTTGTTTGCTGAGAAATGTGAGGTTAAAAAAAGAACTTTTACCATTTCTGATTTGTTATTATTGCACTCAAATTTGAAACCCTGAACACCAAAAAGTGAGCTTAGTTGAATTTGgataattgaaagaaaatatgggaattgaaaagaaaatagacTTTGGCCTTGATGGGGTTGAGTTTTTAGAAGTACATATGGATAATTCTTTGTTTGTTTGCTAAGAAATATgaggaaaagaaagatgaacttTTCCCATTTCTGTTTTGTTCATATGAGcctattttgattttctttggcACTCAAATTTGAAGTCCTGAACATCAAAAACTGAACTTAGTTGAATTTGGTTAATTGAAAAACGATATgggaattgaaaaaaaaaaaacaagtcttTGTTGTGTTGATGGGATTGAGTTTTTAGAAGTGCATTGGGATAAATTCTTTGTTTGTTTGCTATGAAAAGTGAGAAGAAAATGGACCTTACCATTATATAAattctttgtttgtttgttatGAAATGTGAGAAAAAAAGTGAGCTTAGTTCGACATTCAATATTCCGTTCTTATGATTTGTGTCTTGCAGGTTGGAGGCTCTGAGGTGCCTACTTCATCTGTTAGTGTAGAAGCAGACAAGGTATGTATTTGAAATAGTGAAACTTGTTTAAAATCGTGTTGCAGCTCAAATAAGTTCTATTTCCGGAGTTAACCTCACTGTAAAAGATATTAGATATAATATGATATATCCCCATCAATGATAATATAAGTGCTCTCCTTAATACTCCTTTGAAAATATAGGGTATGTCATTAAAACCATTGATAGAAGGAAATTTGTCGGCTATATTCTAATATGACTCTATGGATGCTACTAGAAGGTTAGGTGACAAAGTTTAAGGTTCTTTTTCTCCTTGTTGCAGTTTTGTAGCTTCTGTAAAAAGTTTAATATATGTCAAGTCATTATTAGTGGTTTTCCTGGTTTTTGTTAGTGCTCACGGACTGACCACAGTAGGCATTTTGCAAACGTTAAACTATAGAGTTTATTGCTGTTCTGTCTTTGCACTTATGGTGATAATCAAGTATGCTATTGATTATATTTGAGGTAATCTTAGCTTGATTGGCATCGAGATGGTCTGTAGAAGGCTTGCATAGAATTGTTTTCATTATCGAACTGTACGAGGAAGAATGAATCACGGTATACATTTTATTGCTCTCCTCACTTTGCACATATTGTGATGATAAAAGTATGCTATTGATTATATAATATGAGTTAATCTTGGCCCGATTGGCATCTAGTTGGTCCGCAGAGGGCTTGCCTAGAAATGTTTTTGTTGTGAAAAAGTACAGGGAAGAATAAATTGGGGGTCAGTGGTTGCATCTTTTTAAGGAATGATTAACTGTAGTTTATATGGGGCTTGCTGTTAGCCATGTGGTTCCACTGATGGTCGACAAACCGCACTAGATAATAGCATTATGTCTAAATAGATTATATTTTGATCTTGCTTTCCGGTGGTTATATCGGAAATTCTTATTCGTGTTTCTTTCCACAGACGGCACCTAAGCAGAAGATCAGAATTAAACTCAGGTCATACTGGGTCCCTTTAATCGAGGACTCTTGCAAGCAGATTTTGGATGCCGCACGGACTACCAATGCCAAGACGATGGGACCAGTGCCATTACCGACCAAGAAGAGGATCTATTGCGTCCTGAAATCCCCACACGTGCACAAAGACGCAAGGTTCCACTTCGAGATTCGAACACACCAACGCCTAATCGATATTCTATACCCGACGGCGCAAACGATCGATTCGTTGATGCAGCTTGACCTTCCTGCCGGGGTTGATGTGGAAGTGAAGCTATGAAGAAGCAACACTGTAGGTAAGGTAAATTTTGTGTAAGTTGCTAAAGATGTCCCTTAAAACTTTGTGCTTTGTTTCATTCCTTGTATTATTGTTATCATTTTTGTAGCACttatcataatttgattgttttgcAACTTGAAGAACTTCAAGAAATGCAAATATTGAAAAGTACTGAATTTGCTAATTTGCATAAAGATGAAAGTTCTTTTTGAACTTTGCTTTGTTATTTCGAgaaattaaattgagtttttcaatcattttaaatattttttaagaaattaattaataataattttaaaaaaaaattgtaaaagttcagaTTTAGAGTGGAGTATTTAACTAAACTTTAAAATGTTCTAATTAAGTCCACGAAGTATCAATATTGAAACGATCAAGTCTTTCTATTTCTATTAGCCTAGTCATCAATTAAGGTATTAAATGCTAGTTTGAATCTAGTGTCGAGTATTTTTTAGTTACGAGGATAAAATTATAAATGCATATGTACTTATATGAACAACTTGAATCCGACATATTAAAAGAACAGATATTGTCATTATAGGACTAGttaaaaaaaaactgattagACCCAAATAGTTTATACAGGAGGCACATACGTGATTGCAATTTGATTCATGCTTTTTTAGACATGATCAATGCAAATATTTAAGTTGGCATTTCACACCTAAGTGAAGTTTATGAAAAGACTTGTTGATACAATATTAATACTTTGAAGAGTTAATTAGAATGTTTAGAAAATTGGAACCAATTTAAACATTAAGCCATTGTTTAGGTATGTTGGGAGGACAAGTATCATCGGGCCCTTATATTaggagttaaattgtattttgttaTCTCTACTcgaaaaatgaacaaattagtttATGTACATTAACTTAAAgagtaaatttatttatttttgttgaaaatttcatccatttgaactattaaaaattggtgtaGTTGATGAAATAAACAAACAGTAACATGTGACATGTACCTCATCCCGATGTACAAGaatcaatttaccattttttAAAGTAAAGAGAGCAAAATGCCATCTAGCTCTTAATACATGagtctccatgatacttttactgcATATTCAATAGAAttaagatatatgtatatatatacacatacataactCCTATACAATGGCATCTTAGGCCAATATATGGATAAACAAGAAACGCAGCACGGAGCTTCATTTCACCTATGTCGTCACCTTGTCCTTCACCTTCCTCTCCATGTTGTCTGTATGGGAACTACTGGAAACAGATAAGATTTGCAGAACGGAGCTTTTTGACTAGCGATGGCTAAAATCAACTCAATTCGAACAAAATTCGATCAATTTTTTCaatgatataatatttatttatcctCCAATATTTATTTAT is part of the Gossypium hirsutum isolate 1008001.06 chromosome D11, Gossypium_hirsutum_v2.1, whole genome shotgun sequence genome and encodes:
- the LOC107927175 gene encoding 30S ribosomal protein S10, chloroplastic; amino-acid sequence: MAISTISSTLFPSLTIPNTSSPKPRFTILSHSSPLSFNPLKLPNSSLKHSQSTTNIFAAPEALEETPEVGGSEVPTSSVSVEADKTAPKQKIRIKLRSYWVPLIEDSCKQILDAARTTNAKTMGPVPLPTKKRIYCVLKSPHVHKDARFHFEIRTHQRLIDILYPTAQTIDSLMQLDLPAGVDVEVKL